A window of Aeromicrobium sp. Root236 contains these coding sequences:
- the ffh gene encoding signal recognition particle protein gives MFDTLQDRLQSAFKSLRGKGRLSEADIDAVAREIRVALLDADVAVPVVRDFIANVKERARGSEVSQALNPAQQVIKIVNDELVGILGGETRRIRYAKNPPTVIMLAGLQGAGKTTLAGKLGLWLKGQGKSPMLVAADLQRPNAVKQLQVVGEQAGVTVFAPEPGNGVGDPVKVATDGLAEARRTLHDVVIVDTAGRLGIDAELMQQAADIRAAVDPDEVLFVIDAMIGQDAVVTAEAFLEGVDFTGVVLTKLDGDARGGAALSVRSITGRPIMFASTGEKLTDFDAFHPDRMASRILDMGDMLTLIEQAEKALDTEQAAKDAERMLGGTFTMDDLLTQLEGIAKLGSMSKIMGMIPGMGQYKEQINNFDEREFDRIKAIIKSMTPAERDNPKLIDGSRRTRISKGSGTQVKDVNNVVDQFFAMRKMMQQMSKGGGVPGMPGIPGMPGVGKRAGAKQKPQQKKKGKRVSGNPAKRAAEAAGATKKDGASAFGFPAGGNDEFELPKELKDLL, from the coding sequence ATGTTCGACACCCTGCAAGATCGCCTGCAGTCAGCGTTCAAGAGCCTGCGCGGCAAGGGTCGGCTCTCCGAAGCGGACATCGACGCCGTAGCGCGTGAGATCCGCGTCGCGCTGCTGGACGCCGACGTCGCCGTGCCCGTCGTGCGCGACTTCATCGCCAACGTCAAGGAGCGGGCCCGCGGCTCCGAGGTGAGCCAGGCGCTCAACCCCGCCCAGCAGGTCATCAAGATCGTCAACGACGAGCTGGTCGGGATCCTCGGCGGCGAGACCCGGCGCATCCGCTACGCCAAGAACCCGCCGACCGTCATCATGCTGGCCGGCCTGCAGGGTGCCGGCAAGACGACCCTTGCCGGCAAGCTCGGCCTGTGGCTCAAGGGCCAGGGCAAGTCGCCGATGCTCGTCGCGGCCGACCTCCAGCGGCCCAACGCCGTCAAACAGCTGCAGGTCGTCGGTGAGCAGGCCGGCGTCACGGTGTTCGCCCCCGAGCCCGGCAACGGCGTCGGCGACCCGGTCAAGGTCGCCACCGATGGCCTCGCCGAGGCCCGCCGCACGTTGCACGACGTCGTCATCGTCGACACCGCCGGTCGCCTCGGCATCGACGCCGAGCTGATGCAGCAGGCCGCCGACATCCGCGCTGCCGTGGATCCCGACGAGGTGCTGTTCGTCATCGACGCGATGATCGGCCAGGACGCCGTCGTCACGGCCGAGGCGTTCCTCGAGGGCGTCGACTTCACCGGTGTCGTGCTGACCAAGCTCGACGGCGACGCGCGTGGTGGTGCTGCGCTGTCGGTGCGTTCGATCACTGGCCGGCCGATCATGTTCGCGTCCACGGGTGAGAAGCTCACCGACTTCGACGCGTTCCACCCCGACCGCATGGCGTCGCGCATCCTCGACATGGGCGACATGCTCACGCTCATCGAGCAGGCCGAGAAGGCGCTCGACACCGAGCAGGCCGCCAAGGACGCCGAGCGCATGCTGGGCGGCACGTTCACGATGGACGACCTCCTGACCCAGCTCGAAGGCATCGCCAAGCTCGGCTCGATGTCCAAGATCATGGGCATGATCCCCGGCATGGGGCAGTACAAGGAGCAGATCAACAACTTCGACGAGCGCGAGTTCGACCGCATCAAGGCCATCATCAAGTCGATGACGCCGGCCGAGCGCGACAACCCCAAGCTCATCGACGGCTCGCGCCGCACCCGCATCTCCAAGGGTTCGGGCACGCAGGTCAAGGACGTCAACAACGTCGTCGACCAGTTCTTCGCGATGCGCAAGATGATGCAGCAGATGTCCAAGGGCGGCGGAGTCCCGGGTATGCCCGGCATTCCCGGTATGCCCGGAGTGGGCAAGCGCGCAGGTGCCAAGCAGAAGCCCCAGCAGAAGAAGAAGGGCAAGCGCGTCTCCGGCAACCCCGCCAAGCGCGCCGCGGAGGCCGCCGGCGCGACCAAGAAGGACGGCGCGAGCGCGTTCGGCTTCCCGGCCGGCGGCAACGACGAGTTCGAGCTGCCCAAGGAGCTCAAGGACCTGCTCTAG
- a CDS encoding gluconate:H+ symporter: MMLAALATADAPEPVKAVAGTGQLITAALVGVAVLVVLITFFKLHPFLALILGSLTVGAIAGRNMLDVVASFSTGVGDTVKGVGVLIALGAMFGKLLADSGGADQIVDTIVGKSSPRMLPWSMAAIGAIIGLPMFFEIGLVLLMPVIFLVAKRAERSIIALGIPALAGLSAMHGFVPPHPGPLAAIGQVHADLGRTLALGILVAIPTIVVAGPLFARFAERWVPVPAGDLYDATTEKREVRPSFGITLATVLLPVVLMMGKAYSDIALDKGTGARKTLDFIGEPFIALLISVVVAIFTLGRASGMDRDDISDVLNKSLPPIAGILLIVGAGGGFKQTLVDTGIAQVVADFVEDSGFSVLLLAWLVAVLIRVATGSATVATVTAAGIMSPIAQDLGSTEVSLLVLAIGAGSLFFSHVNDAGFWLVKEFFGLTVVQTIKSWSIMETVLSVTGLIVVLGLNAVV, translated from the coding sequence ATGATGCTCGCCGCACTGGCTACCGCAGACGCGCCCGAACCGGTCAAGGCTGTCGCCGGCACCGGACAGCTCATCACCGCCGCACTGGTCGGCGTCGCCGTCCTCGTCGTGCTGATCACGTTCTTCAAGCTGCATCCATTCCTGGCACTCATCCTCGGCTCGCTGACGGTCGGCGCGATCGCCGGCCGCAACATGCTCGATGTCGTCGCCAGCTTCAGCACCGGCGTCGGCGACACGGTCAAGGGCGTCGGCGTGCTGATCGCTCTGGGGGCGATGTTCGGCAAGCTGCTGGCCGATTCCGGTGGTGCCGACCAGATCGTCGACACGATCGTCGGGAAGTCGAGCCCACGGATGTTGCCGTGGTCGATGGCGGCGATCGGCGCGATCATCGGCCTGCCGATGTTCTTCGAGATCGGCCTGGTCCTGCTCATGCCGGTGATCTTCCTCGTCGCCAAGCGCGCCGAGCGTTCGATCATCGCCCTGGGCATCCCCGCCCTCGCGGGTCTTTCGGCGATGCACGGGTTCGTCCCGCCCCACCCGGGCCCGCTGGCCGCGATCGGCCAGGTGCATGCCGACCTCGGCCGTACGTTGGCGCTCGGCATCCTGGTCGCGATCCCCACGATCGTCGTCGCCGGTCCGCTCTTCGCACGGTTCGCCGAGCGTTGGGTGCCCGTGCCCGCCGGCGACCTTTACGACGCGACCACCGAGAAGCGCGAGGTCCGCCCCAGCTTCGGCATCACGTTGGCCACGGTCCTGCTCCCGGTCGTGCTGATGATGGGCAAGGCGTACTCCGACATCGCCCTCGACAAGGGCACCGGTGCCCGCAAGACGCTCGACTTCATCGGTGAGCCGTTCATCGCCCTGCTCATCTCCGTCGTGGTGGCGATCTTCACGCTGGGTCGCGCATCGGGCATGGACAGGGACGACATCAGCGACGTCCTCAACAAGTCGTTGCCGCCGATCGCCGGCATCCTGCTGATCGTCGGTGCTGGCGGCGGGTTCAAGCAGACGTTGGTCGACACCGGCATCGCGCAGGTCGTCGCCGACTTCGTCGAGGACTCCGGATTCTCGGTGTTGCTGCTGGCCTGGCTGGTGGCGGTGCTGATCCGTGTGGCCACGGGCTCGGCCACCGTCGCGACGGTCACGGCGGCAGGCATCATGTCCCCGATCGCCCAGGACCTCGGCAGCACCGAGGTCTCGCTCCTGGTGCTGGCGATCGGCGCGGGTTCGCTGTTCTTCTCACACGTCAACGATGCCGGGTTCTGGCTGGTCAAGGAGTTCTTCGGGCTCACGGTCGTCCAGACGATCAAGAGCTGGTCGATCATGGAGACCGTCCTGTCGGTGACGGGCCTGATCGTCGTGCTCGGCCTGAACGCGGTGGTGTAG
- a CDS encoding gluconokinase: MGESPLVVVMGISGVGKSAIGHELADRFSLDYADGDDFHSAANIAKMSAGTPLTDEDRWPWLKDIGVWLHEHDAAGGVISCSALKRAYRDVLVEAAPRTCFLHLTGDHELIKSRMEHRDHFMPTSLLESQEKTLEPLQDDENGWAFDITPSPAEIVDAFVARAGLSQEDTA, from the coding sequence ATGGGGGAATCACCGCTCGTCGTCGTCATGGGCATCTCTGGTGTCGGCAAGTCTGCGATCGGGCATGAGCTCGCCGACCGCTTCTCGCTCGACTACGCCGACGGCGACGACTTCCACTCCGCGGCCAACATCGCCAAGATGTCCGCCGGCACGCCGCTGACCGACGAGGATCGCTGGCCGTGGCTCAAGGACATCGGCGTGTGGTTGCACGAGCACGACGCCGCGGGTGGGGTCATCAGCTGCTCGGCCCTCAAGCGTGCCTATCGTGACGTGCTCGTCGAGGCCGCGCCGCGTACGTGCTTCCTGCACCTCACCGGCGACCACGAGCTCATCAAGTCACGCATGGAGCACCGCGACCACTTCATGCCGACCTCGTTGCTGGAGTCGCAGGAGAAGACGCTCGAGCCGCTGCAGGACGACGAGAACGGCTGGGCCTTCGACATCACCCCGTCACCTGCCGAGATCGTGGACGCCTTCGTCGCCCGCGCCGGCCTCTCCCAGGAGGACACCGCATGA